Genomic segment of Acinetobacter larvae:
AGTTGCAGACCCCACTGGGGGCGATCGCTCTGAAAGAATGGGCGAGTAAGCGCGCTAAGGTGTTATTAAAGCGCCAAGATAGTGCGGTATTGGTGAGCAATCCTTGGGCAGCGTCTTAGGTTAGATCTTAGGTTAGATCTTAGATTAGATCTTGGGTTGAAGCTTGGGCTGAGTAGGAGGCAATGGATGCGTTCAATTTTAGTATTCCCTGGGCAGGGTGCACAAAAAGTCGATATGTTACATGCGCTTTATGATGATCCACTGGCAAAGCAATATATCGATCAAGCCTCTGATTGTTTGGGTGAAGATGTGCTGTGCTTAGATCAAGCTAGCGCTTTAAAGAGCACCTATGCGGTACAGATTTGTTTATATATTGCCGGTGCGATTAGCAGCGCATGGTTATATGCCCGCAATGTGCGAACGGATTATGTAGCGGGTTTGTCGATTGGCGCTTGGGCTGCTGCCCAAGCGGCTGGGGTTTTAAGCTTTGAAGACGGTTTAAAACTGGTCGCCAAACGTGCGCAACTGATGCAGCAAGCCTATCCGCAGGGTTATGGCATGATGGCGATTTTATCAGCAGAATATGCCTGTGTTGCAGCTTGGGTTGCACAAGTGCATGAGCAAGGTGGTGTGGTATTTGTTGCCAATATCAATGCAGATCGGCAAGTGGTGATTTCAGGGACGCACAGTGCAATGCAATCCGTTGCTGCTTATGCCCAGCAACAAGGTGTCAAGAGCATATTGCTGGATGTCAGTGTGCCATCACATTGTGCATTGTTAACGCAACAAGCAGAGCAATTGGCACAGGCAATGCAAGAGCTTACTTATCAGCAGCCACAGATTGCTTATTTGAGTGGCAGTTCGGGGCGTTTGTTATCACAGGGTAGCGCCGTGATAGACGATATTTGTTTCAACATGTGCAGAATGATTGATTGGGAAAGTACCGTGCAAGCGGCATGGGAAAGAGGTGCACGTATCTATATGGAGGCATTGCCTGGAACGGTTCTGTCAGGTCTGGCCAAAAAAGTTTTTCGGGAGGGGCGCATCCATTCATTTCAAATAACATCTTTAGAAAATTTAGTCGTCGCGCTGCAACATCAAGGAGATTTGGCGTGAGCTACTAGTCGATAGTACAAAACTCAATGGATAGAGGATATTAAAATGATTATTTATGGTGTTGGTTTACTGGCAATTTCAACAATTATTGGGGTCATTCTTGGTGATCTACTCGGGGTGCTTTTTGGTGTACATTCCAATGTCGGTGGAGTAGGGATCGCGATGATCCTATTAATCTGCATCAGAATTTGGATGGAAAAGCATGGTCTCATGCACATCGAAACAGAACGAGGTGTCGCGTTCTGGGGCACTATGTATATTCCAATCGTGGTTGCTATGGCTGCACAACAGAACGTGATTACCGCTTTGTCGAGTGGGCATATGGCATTATTTGCTGCGGTCTGTACGGTTGCAGTCTGTACGTTAACCATCGCAGTATTAAGTCGTTATCACAAAGGTGAGCCTTTGCCTAGCGAACAACAAGATGCTGCTATAGGAGTAAAACTTCATGGTTGATTTACTCTTAAAAGATCTCACCAGTTTAGGTTTGATTACCGCTTTTGCTTTAATTGCCTTGATTATGTGGCTTTCTACCAAGCTGTCTAAATATTTGACCCGAGGTCGGGTACATGCCTCTGCCATTGCCATCGTGATTGGATTAATTTTGGCGTGGTTTGGCGGCTTTGTAACAGGAGGTCAAAAAGGCATTACCGATATCAGTTTATTTGCTGGAATTGGTTTAATGGGGGGTGCCATGCTGCGTGATTTCGCCATTGTCGCTACGGCCTTTGAAGTACAGGCGACAGAAGCCAAAAAAGCCGGATTTATCGGTGCATTGTCCTTATTATTGGGTACGATTTTACCGTTTATAGTCGGTTGTATCTTCGCTTGGATTTTTGGTTATCGTGATGCCGTCAGTATTACCACCATTGGTGCCGGCGCGGTCACTTATATTGTTGGTCCGGTAACGGGTGCTGCAATTGGTGCCAGCTCCGATATCATGGCACTATCGATTGCTACAGGCTTAGTCAAAGCCATTTGCGTCATGGTGTCTACGCCAATGACCGCAAAATTTATGGGCTTGGATAATCCACGCTCAGCAATGATTTTTGGTGGATTAGCAGGCACAGTCAGTGGTGTTTCTGCAGGTTTAGCTGCAACGGATCGTCGTTTAGTGCCTTATGGTGCTTTAACGGCGACATTCCATACCGGACTGGGCTGTTTGATGGGACCAACAGTATTATTCTTTGCGGTAAAAGCCTTGTTGGGTTAATTGGGCTTAGCTGAGACTTGGTATTTCGTTGGACTAATTGTGAACTTAGCTGAGACGTGGTATTTCGTTGGGTTAATTGAACTTAGCTGAGACGTGGTATTTCGTTGGGTTAATTGTGAACTTAGCTGAGACGCGGTATTTCGTTGGACTAATTGTGAACTTAGCTGAGACGCGGTATTTCGTTGGACTAATTGTGAACTTAGCTGAGACGCGGTATTTCGTTGGGCTAATTGTGAACTTAGCTGAGATACGCTGTTTCTGCTTAGACCGAGTGTGGTTGCGGGCACTGAGCATGTAAAAAATAGAGCAACGAGGGCTGTTATGGATTGCCCTCGTTTGCCTATGGGCTGGTGCTAAGCTTATAGCGATTCGAGTCGTATGTTGAGCTGTAGTTGGCTAGACATATATTTTATGGCGTTTTTTTCTGGTGTTTAGATCTGTTGGGCTGGGCTGGATTACTGCACTGCGGTGTTTTGCGGTACTGGCTCAGCGAGTGCTTTGGCGGCGCATGTTGTTGCGTAGCATGTGTTTGCCCATAGTGATAGGCAAACATGCGACATTCTGCGAGCAAGGCGAGGACATTGGGATCACGTTCTTTGCTCTTTAAAAAAACCAGGCCGATTTTCTGTTGAATGCGATAAGGTTCCTGAAGTGCAATCAGTTTGACAGAGTTTTCATAAATACTGGAAATACGCCCAGGTAATAGCGCCACACCCACCCCAGTACTGACCATACTGACTAAGGTAAATATATCGCTGACTTGTAAAAATACTTTGGGGTCTATACCCGCTTTTTGAAAGACTAGATCGCTGTCATGACGGGTTGCAAAGCCTTGCGATAAGGTTAAGAAAGTCTCATCTTTTAAGCGCGCTAGGTCGATGTGTTGTTCCTGTGCCCATTTGGCATCTTTGTGTACAGCCAAATAAATTTCATCTTCAAACAAGGGGAGATATTCAAAGCTGCTGTCTGTGCTGGATGAGTTGAGCGCAACAATAATGGCATCTAACTCAGTCGATTTTAATTTACTGACCAAATCGACATTGGAACTGAGCAAGAGTTGAATATCCAATTCACCACGTCTGAGTTTTAAACCACTAATCAAGTTTGGAATGGTATTGACCGTAAGCGAATAGAGCGAACCTAAATGCAGCACTTTGGCGGCAAAGCCAGCAGCTTCACGGGTTTTATTGACCGCAAGCAGCATATCTTGTAGCAGTTTTTGTGCGTGGTCTTGGAGTACATAAGCGCTTTTTAATGGAATTAAACGACGCCCTTCATTTTTAAACAGGGGGCAGCCCAAAGTATTTTCTAAAGAGTGTAGCGCCTTATGCACAGAGACATTACTAATTTGCAGTTCAACGGCGGTCTTGGAAAGATTGCCACAGCGCATAAAAGCTAAGAAAGTTTGAATTTTTCGAATGGTGAACTCATCGTCTATTTGCATCAAACACACTCCTTGTTTTGGGCAAAATGATGGGTGATAAGGCTGCGGCACATGATTGAGAGACAGTAAAGTTGGGCTTCGGGTTCTGGTGCTCAGCATGTGCATCTATTTGGGTATATCCAGCTTAGCGCAGTGCCTTGTCAGACTTAAATAGCCACAGTTAAAGTGGCTATTTGATGTTTTTGATTGGTATATCTATTTGAAAAAAATAAATTTAACGGATTGACTTTAGCATAGATTATAGCCATAAG
This window contains:
- the mdcH gene encoding malonate decarboxylase subunit epsilon translates to MRSILVFPGQGAQKVDMLHALYDDPLAKQYIDQASDCLGEDVLCLDQASALKSTYAVQICLYIAGAISSAWLYARNVRTDYVAGLSIGAWAAAQAAGVLSFEDGLKLVAKRAQLMQQAYPQGYGMMAILSAEYACVAAWVAQVHEQGGVVFVANINADRQVVISGTHSAMQSVAAYAQQQGVKSILLDVSVPSHCALLTQQAEQLAQAMQELTYQQPQIAYLSGSSGRLLSQGSAVIDDICFNMCRMIDWESTVQAAWERGARIYMEALPGTVLSGLAKKVFREGRIHSFQITSLENLVVALQHQGDLA
- the madL gene encoding malonate transporter subunit MadL, producing MIIYGVGLLAISTIIGVILGDLLGVLFGVHSNVGGVGIAMILLICIRIWMEKHGLMHIETERGVAFWGTMYIPIVVAMAAQQNVITALSSGHMALFAAVCTVAVCTLTIAVLSRYHKGEPLPSEQQDAAIGVKLHG
- the madM gene encoding malonate transporter subunit MadM — translated: MVDLLLKDLTSLGLITAFALIALIMWLSTKLSKYLTRGRVHASAIAIVIGLILAWFGGFVTGGQKGITDISLFAGIGLMGGAMLRDFAIVATAFEVQATEAKKAGFIGALSLLLGTILPFIVGCIFAWIFGYRDAVSITTIGAGAVTYIVGPVTGAAIGASSDIMALSIATGLVKAICVMVSTPMTAKFMGLDNPRSAMIFGGLAGTVSGVSAGLAATDRRLVPYGALTATFHTGLGCLMGPTVLFFAVKALLG